In Ovis canadensis isolate MfBH-ARS-UI-01 breed Bighorn chromosome 15, ARS-UI_OviCan_v2, whole genome shotgun sequence, the genomic stretch TCAGCCCCTCTGACCGGAAATGAACACCCCCCCTTCTCCAGCTGCCCGCATGCCCCAAGGGGGCACTGGAAGGCTTCCGCTTGTTATTCAACTCGGAGGGGGAACCCTGCCTGGGCACAGAATGGAGCCATGAGGCAGGAGGAAGACAAGGAGAGAGGCCAGTTAGTCGTCCTTTGGGCCCTGAGCTCTTCCTCCTGAGACATCCCTGAGCCGGGGGCCACTCTCCCGGGTCATGGGGTGAGGCCGGCAGGACAAGGACCCCCTGCGGGGGTGACCCAGGGCCAGAGCATGTGCGCAGCTCGGCGAGTCGGTGCCCCACCCCGGGCCTGGGTTCCTCCGTGCGCAGCGTGAGGCCAGCACCACAGCAGCCCCCCTGGGCCGTGAGTAAGGATCCTTGCATCCTCGGCGTGCTGGGCTGCTCCTGCAGTGATGGTGACCATCTGAACTCCGCTTCTCTCCCGAAGGTTCCCAGACTTTAAGGACAGGAGAAGCCAGTCGTTTCACTGCTGGACACACAGAGGCGTGTCCGTTCCACAGCCAGGCACACGGAGGGTCCAGGGGCCATGCGGCCACCGTGGCCCTGACCTGGGCGAGGGCACCACAGCCGCGGAGGTGCTCTGTcggacctccctccctcccttggctCCAACGGCCGCAGCCCGCTGATAAAGCTCTTCTTTCTGGAGACGACGTCCCCGTTTTCCATAATCGCTCCCTTCCCTTCTGCTGGGATACGAGACAGCAGGTGGGATGTCTCCGTGAGCCGCCGTCTCTCCCGAGACCTCGATGAGACCCCTCCCAGTTCAAAACACGGAAGGCAGGGCAAGGGAGGTAAAGCTCACCCCCTGCAGACTTCCGCAGAGGCGCGGTGTTCAGGGGAGCGGCTCGCAAGCACACAGAGAGCTGTTAATGGCGCATTACTCAGGGCGCTGCCTCGAGCAGGCAGGAGCAGCGAGGCGGGTGAGGCACCCTTGGCCAGTGCTGGTGGTGACcaccctttccctccccctcaAGACAGCGTTCAGAACTCAGGCGCCAGCAatgtccctggcggtccagtggttaagaacctgccttcgaatgcagaggagcctggttcactggttcagtccctggtgagggaactaaaatcccaggtGTCTTGAGGCAGCTAAGGTGGAACACACAGCTAGaaccccacgtgctgcaaccgAGGGcctgcgtgcgtgcatgctcagtcctgtctgactctgtgcaaccctgtagactgcagcccgccaggttcctctgtccatgggagtctccaggcaagaacagtggagtgggttgccatgccctcctccaggggatcttcccgactcagggattgaacctacgtctcctgcatcgcaggcggattatttaccccctgagccacccaggaaacccAGCTGAGACCCTACGGAGCCaaataatatcttttttaaaaaagaattcagggGCCATAAGGAAGCCCCACTAGGGGATGACTGCAGACCCTCTCACTGAAAACCGAACAAGGAGCCGCTTGTAAAGTTCAGCCCCATAGGTAGGACCCCACGAGTCACTGCAACCCCAGCCCGACCCAAGAGCTGCTCCCCTCTGCGTCTCCCAACATCAGGGGACCCCAGAGGTTAGAAAGCTCCCAGGCTTGCAGTCCCAGCCCCTGCTTCTAAGCCCTTTGGCTCAGCCTGCAGCCGCCTCCCAGCCCTCAGCCACCCCCGCCCAGCCTTGTCGTCTCTGCTCCACGGCCTCCATTCCTCCTGCGCATCTTCATCTCATAGGGTTCCTCGCCGGACATCGCCCTGGTGAGCATCAGAAGGCAACCCTAACCCCATGTTCCCCACATGCGCCCCTAGATTCCCTGAGAGGTCACGCTGTGTCTCCAGAGCTGGGCATACGCAGCGTTTTCCAAACATGTTCGAGGAGGCTCTGTCATCTGCACAGAGGACAGTGAAGACGCCTCCCGCGTGGAGTCAGGAGCAGATGGAACTCTCACGAGTGGTCTTGAGGCTGAGAGTGGCCTGAGCCCCGACGGCAGGGCATTGACTTCCCATGAAAAGGCGGGTGCCTCCCCAAAACCCAGGGGAAAGCAAGGGACCAGGGGCAGCCCCTCcttgctgctggagaagactgggaGGGCCTgcaagggaggcaggaagggaagaagCCCAGGACATCCTCTCGGACCCACGTGGTCCCTCTCTGCCCTGACactgtgtgggggggggggggggggcggggggagctgcGTGACTGAGAGCAGGCTCAGCTGCTTGCCTCTCAGAAGCCGGTAAAGAGGCCAGGTCAGTGGAAGGGAAAGTTTGCTCTGTTTGGGGATGCCAGATGCTCTCCAAAGGCAGACTCCCCACAccaccaaccccccaccccaccccgacaATCAGGGAGCTTCAGCTTTTATCAGCTGAAGGGGGCAAAGCTGCACGCAGAAACAGCACCGTCAGCTCTGACTGTCGTCTTGAAGTTGGTCGTCAGTGGTCTGACTGGCGGCGTCTCGATTGCTTTCAGttcatcttcagttccagggttggtttggtttgttgtgttttgtttttgaggcTATAGTCTGCTCACCACCTAATCAaattcttccacctggtggggggcGGTTTCTATATCTACAAGGCAGCTCAAAGATTAGGGCTCAGAGGGTTATCTCTAGCCCCTGCGCAGGAACTGAAGCTCCTGGACTTTGTTAAATTATTACTTGGTCTCCTTTGAGTATTTCCCCTTCGTGTCTGCGTTTTCTCACTTCCgtattaaacttattctttggctcaAGTGTTTGGGGGACAAGGACCATAGTTTCTTACTCCGTGTCGACAGTACCGGTAAATGCCCACTGGGTGGCAGCACAACCCAGGAAATAAGCGGCCCCGCCGCCCTCCCCAGCCACCCGCGTCACCTGCCAGGCGCGAGCTGGCAGGCCCTGCCGTCCTCCCCGGTGCTTCTCATCCAGCGCCCAGGGCCTGCGTTGGCTTGTCCGCTGAACCCCCGCCGTGTGCCAGCTCTTAGGATACAGCCGTTAGCAAAGCCTGGGAGGCACCGGGGTCAGAGGCCCGTGACCCTCTGCGTCCTCTCCCTGGGATGCCGCCAGAGAGAGCAAGACAGCACAACTGACAACTGGTTCTtggcaaacttaaaaaaaaaaattactctttaaaaaaaatttttttttaattaattacttgTTGTCCGTCTCGGTCTTggctgctgcacgtgggctttctctagttacggaGAGCAGGGGCCCCTCTCGAGCTGCAAGGACTTCTCGTCGCTGGGTCTTCTTGGGCAGCAACAGGCCCCAGAGCACCCAGGCTGCAGTAGCTGTgcttgggctcagttgccccaggGCCCGtggcatcttcccggaccagggattgagcccgtgtcccggcattggcaggcagacgcttaaccactggacctccagggaagtccaaacatcTAACTCTTTCTTTGTAAAAGGCAGAAAACCACAAACAGTACATAAATGGCATCTATAGTATTAACATTTCGAGGGGAAAAAACGGAAGTCTAAAAGGGCTCTTCAGGAGGGAAGTGCAGAAAGGGGGAGAAACGTGACTCTAGGCCAACCCTGGGCTGGCGCAGGCCTGCAGCCCAGGCGCCCTGTGCCCTCTGGAGGCGGACAGAAAGCAGCTCTCCCAGTCTCTGTCTGAGGGCCTCGCCCTCCTCTGTTGCTCTCCACCCCCGCGCCCCGGCCAGGTGGGTTTTCCTGCACGAGAAGGCGTACCAGGTGCGGGACACAGCCATCGAGTCCTCGGTGGTGACCAAGGTCAAGGGCTTCGGACGCTATGCCAACCGAGTCATGGACGTGTCTGATTACGTGACCCCACCCCAGGTACCTCCCTCTGCCCAGCCGGGACCCTGTGGGCGCCCCGATGCTGGGTAGGTTGGTGGGGAGGGGCCGAGGCAAGGAGCACTGGTGGGAGTCCCAGAGCAGGTGCCATGGTGTCAGGGATCCGGGGGACCCCTTCCCCAGCAGCTGGGAGGTGCTGGGGGCGTGGGCCTGCCTTCCCGCTTTGCTGGGCAGCACTGGTGTCCGGGAGCCGGATTTGTCCCTTGCTCTGCTACCACCTGTCCTGAAATCAAGGACAACACCCTGCGGGGAGCAAGAAGGGCCGGGAGGATATCTGGAAAGAGCTTGGCTTGGACCCCATCTCTGCCTTTTGTTAGCTCCATGATCTCGGCCAGATCTCTGGATCCAACCCTCCGTCTCCTCATCTGTACAGTGAGGAtaacagcctcagtttccccatctgtacagtGGGGATCAgagtaagcctcagtttccccatctgtacagtAGGGATAGGagtaaacctcagtttcctcatctgtacagtggGGATAAGGGTAagcctccatttccccatctgtacagTGGGGATCAgagtaagcctcagtttcctcgtctgtacAGTGGGGATAAGAGTAAGCCTCCGTTTCCCCGTCTGTACAGTGGGGATGAGAGTAAGCCTCAGTCTCTCCATCTGTACAGTGGGGATGACAGTCGTGCCCACCTCTCAGATTGGCACTGCTGcattttccctctccctcctcctcctcccaaggGCACCTCTGTCTTTGTCATCATCACCAAGATGATCGTCACAGAAAACCAGATGCAAGGCTTCTGCCCAGAGGTGAGGGCAGGGCAGCGTGGTTGGGGGAGGTGTGGGGTTGAGGGTGCAAGCAGAGGCCCAGGGTCCAGTCCCTGGAGCTGCGTGGGAGCCCCCACCCTCCAGCGCCCCCCGCTCCCCCCCGGGGTGACAGATCCTCCCCGCCCCTGTCTCCCCGCAGAGCGAGGAGAAGTTCCGCTGTGTGTCGGACAGCCAGTGCAGGCCTGAGcgcttccctggaggaggtgagtGCGGCCCCCTCCCTATCCGCTCCCCACCCCGCTGTGTCAGCGGACCCGAGGGCAGCACATCCCTgccagaggagagggtgagaatcAGGGGTCCCGGGTGGCGCTGCCCGCTCTGACGGAAGCCCGCCGTGTGCCAGCCCAGCGGGGGCTGCCCCCAAGCAGCCAGTCCAGGGATGAGGGGCGCACAGATGTGCCCTAGGTGACCAGGGCTGTCACAGACGCACGGTGGGATGCGGGGCTGGGGGGAGACAGACTGGCTCCTGGCGTGtgcgcgctaagtcgcttcagttgtgcccagctctgcgaccccacaaactgtagcccaccaggctcctctgtccttgggattctctaggcaagaacactgggatgggctgccgtgccctcttccagggggtcttcccaccccagggatcggacccagctGTGTggctcctgcatcgcaggcagatgcttctccactgagccaccaggggagcccctggtTCCTGATGGGCACCCCGAGCGGCTTCCTAGAGGCAGGGGCATTTGAGATGGGCCCTGAAGAATGGGCAGGATTTGGCAGGCGAGGCTTCGGGAAGGGCATCCTAGGCACGAGGAGCAGAGGCAGCAAGGCTCGGAGGCAGGAAAGTGCCTGCGGTGAAGGGGCCTCTGCCGTGAAGGGGCTTGGAACACGGGAGGGATAGGTCGTCCCCTCCGTTTGGCCGGGTCCAGGGCTGGGGAAGCGAGGCGGGAGGAGCTCTGAGGAACACGGGGGCCCCAGTCCACCTCCCTGGCCCGGCCTGTCCTCTCCCTCTGCCTGCGGGGTCCctatgtgtgttggggggtgtcCCTGATGGGGAGAGGTGAAGGGCCGAGCGTGCACCCAGCGATCGCGGCTCCACCCGCGCAGGGATCCTCACCGGCCGCTGCGTCAACTACAGCTCTGCGCTGCGGACCTGCGAGATCCAGGGCTGGTGCCCAGCGGAGGTGGACACGGTGGAGACGTAAGGGCCTGGGCACGCTCCGCGCCTCTGGCGCCCTGGTCCCGTCTACCCCTGGGGCGGGGAAGGGGCCCTTGGGAGCGTCTCCCCCAGTCCCGCTGTCCCTCAGACCCCGAGACACCACGGCCACGTGGCCCTCAGGAGGTGCTCCCAGGGAGGTAGGTGGCCCCTCCTCCCGGTTCCGCCTCCTTCCTCCCACGCTCTGGGCCCCTGCTCTCGCCCGCAGGCCTGTCATGATGGAAGCCGAGAATTTCACTATTTTCATCAAGAACAGCATCCGTTTCCCCCTCTTCAACTTCGAGAAGTGAGTCCTCAGTCCCgctcggttcagtcgctcagtcgtgtctgactctttgcgaccccttgaaccactgcacgccaggcctccctgtccatcaccaactcccagagttcacccaaactcatgcccattgagtcggtgatgccgtccagccatctcatcctctgtggtccccttctccttctgccctcaatctttcccagcatcagggtcttttccaatgagtcagcgcttcgcatcagggggccaaaggatTGAGTCCTAGCTCCTTCGCGAAGCCAAGAAGCATCgcagccaccccccacccccacccccaggggggACACCCCTTCTTCCCCGCTCCCCGGGGGGAGGCCTCCCCGGGGTGGACTCCGGGACAAGTTTCTCCGCCATCCTCACGCGCTGGGGCTGAGGGCCCACACGGGGGCTTTGCTGAGCAGTGGGGGGTGAGGGCAGGGACAGTGGACTCTAGGCCTGGAATGGGGGGATGCCTCTGAAGAAGGCAGGGTCGTCTCCTCCCCACCTCAAGCCCACATGTGGGTGGGGTGTCCCTTTTCCCTTCGGGCAGCCCTTCTCCAGTGGTGCCCCAGTTCACCCTCTCCTGGGTGAGCGTCCACGTGCAGAGCACAGCAGAGGAGCCAAGGATAAGGCCGCCCATCCTCATGTAGGAGGGTGGCGGTGAGGGCCATCGGGAAGGCGCGAGCCATCGGGAAGGCGCGAGGTGGAGGTGAGGGGGGCGAGCATCCCGAGGGCTGACACTGGAGGGAAACCCACGCGTCAACCCCGCTCCACTCCCCAGGGGGAACCTCCTCCCCGACCTAACAGCTGCCGACGTGAAGACCTGCCGCTTCCACCCCGACAGAGCCCCCTTCTGCCCCATTCTGCGGGTGGGCGACGTGGTCAAGTTTGCAGGGCAGGATTTTGCCAAGCTGGCCCAAACGGTGAGGAGCCAGCCGCTCTTGCCTCGGGGGCCCAGGGGGCCCTTTGGCCGGTGGAGGGGGTCCTGGGGGCCAGGGAGGAGCTGCAATGTGGCCACGCCCTGGGTGGGGGCACCCCAGACCTGTGCCCACCATGTTCCTGCCTCCCTAACTCCTGTCCACCCCCAGCGCCCTTCCCCAGCTCCTGGCTTCATGCTCCGCATGCAGGCAGAGGCCTCCGATCTCCCAGGAGCACCCACACCACGGGAAGATGGATCAGTGGTCACTTCCCTGCATGGGAGCTAAGGAACTaaagataacaacaacaacaaaaacaccccagggacatccctggtagTCCGGCAGTTCAGAGGCCACCTCACAATGCCAGGACAGCAGGtcaatccctgctctggaaacttagatcccacctgctgtggggcagctaggaccacatgccgcaactaaagggCAGGCCTCGACAAGAGCCAGCGCCACGGGGAGGAAAAGGACGCCGAAAACAGGAATCAGAGAGGCTCAGGGGCTGTGACCCTCAGCTACAGCCCTTCTTTACTAAGCAACGCGTGACAAAGCCCTCTTCTTTCTCCCGACCTCTGCCCTCCACCTGGAGAATGGCAGGAAATCCCCGGTCCATTTGTCACAGGCCCCCCACCGCACCCCGCTGGGACCCACCCCACTCCATCGGAAGGCTCAGTCCGCCCCCTTGTCCATCCAGGGCGGAGTCCTGGGCATTAAGATCGGCTGGGTGTGCGACCTGGACAAGGCCTGGGACCAGTGCATCCCCAGATACTCTTTCACCCGGCTGGACGGCGTTTCCGAGAAGAGCAGTGTCTCCCCGGGGTACAATTTCAGGTAagcaccacccccaccctctgTCCCCCGGGACTTTGCAAGAATGAGGCAGGCACCCTGACACATCAGGCCGCAGTGCACCCCAGGAAGAGAAGGTGCCACGTTCCCCCCTTGAGTTTCAGCTCAAAATCAGGGAGGACTTTCCAGGCGTCGGGCCCTCGGAGACCCTGTGCCGTCCTCCAAGCTCACCACCACAGGCAGGGACCCTGCGGAGAGGTCACGCTCCCAGCTGGCGGTTAGGCCCCGAGATCAGGGCCTCCTGATACGTTCAGTTCCGTGATTCTGAACCCATTCTGAGCTCCTCTGGCTCTGAAGCTGTGGGTCATCCCATTTGTCTCCTGCACCAGAATTTTCTGAGGTTTCTTGTTTCACCAAGCAAGGGTAATAGCTGGTATCCTCTTCTCAAAAGGTGGAAATTTTGTATCTCTGTCCGTAACCAAGAGATTTCATCTGAGTGACAAGCAATGATTACACTGTTACTGTTAGCTCTTCAGTGACTTTCCAAACAAGAACTCAGTCTTTAAATACCATCTCATTTACATTCTCAGTGGCTTTGAAACATAAGGGATCCCTCTccccattttgaagaaagggaaagaaaagaacctGGGGCGAACTACTGGGAACTAGCTGAAAGCCCTTGGAAAGCCCTTGACCTTCCATCCCCATTTCCTTATCTATGAACCTTATTATCTTGAGGAGCTGATCAGAAAATGTGTGGAAGACTTCAGCTCTCTGGGGGagttttctcttaattttgtAAGGTCCTGAAGTTTCTGGCAGGGCCCTGGTTAAGTACACAATGTTATATACTGTAAATAGGCTAAATTAGGTAAATAGGCAGGAATCAGGGGGAAAATATGATTAAGAATGTATTtcaactatattatatatatattcaagtttTCTCTGTTATAATGGTATTATCCAACATAATGGCAtccataagcaaaaaaaaaaaaatcattttacctttttaaatttttgtttgtagttaaaaaaaaaaaaagttacccacgccattatggacagaggagcctggcaggctacagtccatggggtcgcaaaaagttggacacgacttagaggctaaacaacaacaataagcttTACAACTAATAgtttaaaatatgtgtgtattctctggaaagaagaatttttttaaattgaaagtgcCTTTATAATCAactctaaacttaaaaaaaaaaaaccataggaAACAACACATAATTTAAAGTAGGTTAAAAATACTGTTTGGCTCCCTGGCAGAAATTGTCATATTTATTCAGTCAGTACATCACACTGAAATCAATACAAAGGATATTTGTATGGCAGCTTAAAATAGtaacatattaataaaaattcttttcatCTAAAATGCAAGTCTTCATAACTTCCCTCTGGCCGCTGGGAATTCTTCAGCCCTCCAGCTAACTCATCTGGCAGGAGAGCTTATGAAGAATAGAGCTAGGAAGAAGACCCCTAACTGTCGGGCTCATACAGCTTTAGAAGAAAGTCTTTCATTCAGAGAAGAGCTGGTTTGGAGCTCTCGTCTTCAGCTGGTCGTGGTGGGCTCACCCACACATACACTGCACCCACACCCTCTGGCACCCTAGGCGCAGCAGGCCGTGAGTTAGACCTGGTTCTAAATAAgtgaagggaaagtcgctcagtcgtgtctgactctttgtgaccccatggactacactggagtaggtagcctttcccttctccaggggatcttcccaacccaggggttgcacccaggtctcccgatttcaggcagattctctaccagctgagccacaagggaagaccggTCCTAAATAAGCCTGGGTTATATGTGGGGAGACAGGTCAGAGGGTCTTTAAGGACCCTGCGAGCATAATCCCTGGGAGCCTAAGGGAAACTAAGATGTGGGGGTCCCAGATAGCTGACCCTCCCACCAAAGACCTCCAGGCTAGAGTGCTGTTTTTGTTTactcgctcagccgtgtcccactctttgcgaccccatggactgtagcacgccaggcccccctgtctatcaccagctcctagagcttactcaaactcatgtccattgagtcgctgatgtcatccaaccatctcatcctctgtcgtccccttctcttcccaccttccatctttcccagcatcagggtcttttccaaggagtcagttctttgtatcaggtggccaaagtattggagtttcagcttcagcatcagtccttccaaagaatattcaggactgatttcctttaggatggactggttggatctccttgcagtccaagggactctcaagagtcttctccaacaccacagttcgaaagcatcagttcttcagtgctcagccttctttatggtccaactctcacatctgtacatgactactggaaaaaccatagctttgatgatatggacctttgtcagccaattaatgtctctgccttttaacacactgtctaggcttgtcatagcttttctaccaaggagtaagtgccttttaatttcacagttgcAGTCACCGTCGTGGTGATTTTGGCTCGAGTGTGAAGAGGCAAAGATGCTCTATTTGACCCTTATGCTTTAAGAGTTTCTAGAGGGCCCAAAAGGGTAAGGGCACAGGGGGCATTTCTGTGGCCCTGGCTCTGCCCGCTCAGAGCACCTCCCAACCTCACTCCCCACCCCGGGGGAGCCAGCCACTACCCTCGTGTTGCCACAAACTACGGGCTCCACACGAACACCCAGTGCTATGCTGAGGTCACCTGTCGGGGAGGCTCCTGGCCACCGACCCAAAACCTCAGAGAAGAGAACAGGGTTACGGCCAGGCTCATTCAGCTCAGCCGCGGTGCAGATCCAGTGTGTCTGCTCTGAAGAGTCTCACGAGGCTTCTTGCCAGTGTGTGAAGTGTCCCATGTGCGTTTGCTCAAAGCTCCTCACCCCCTGCCCAAAGGAGCTTCCCTCCCCcgatttcacagatgagaaagcagaggCTTGCGAGTGAAATACTTCTCTCGAGGTCACAGAGCCAGTAAGCGTGAGCGCCTGGATGCAAACCTGTTTTCTTGGCTGCTTTCCACTCCAGTCAGGAAGGTTGGGCGCATTCACCTTCCGCGCGGCCAGTGTAGTTAATACATTCATCCCCCCTTTAAAGACGAGGAGTCTGAGGTCCAGGGAGGCTGAAagactagctgctgctgctggaggcaCCATTCCTGGCCCAGTCTTTTGTCTCCCAAACAAATTCATCTGCTTCCTCGTCTCCAAAAgaggctagattttttttttttttttcccaacgtCCTGCTGTTGCCGTTTGCTCTGGAGGGAATGAAATCATTCAGCCAAGCTTCAGCCTTCTTTTAATCTGCAAACTCAGACGTTCAGAGGCAGCTAGAGACTCGAGTTTCCATCCCTAATTACTTCTGCAGCTCGCTTCCAAatgccagcccccaccccaaggATCTTGAAGATCTTTGCCTGCAGAAGTCAGAGACTTAGAGGATTTATAGCTGTCGAAGGCACCTCGACTAACGCGGCCATTTAACGGATAAGGAAGTAGACCCTCCGAAGGGGCAGGTGATGAGGCCAAGGTCACAGGTGCCCGTTGGAGGAGCCTTGGAGGTCATTTGCCCCCAGTCCCTATGGCAGTCTCTGCGATGCAGCCCCAGACGGGGTCTGTCTGTCACTGATGGCTCCAGTCATTGGAAAGGTGACCTGGTACTGAGCCAACATGCGTCTCCCTTCCACTCCCACCCAAAGCACCTGGTGCCGTCCATCTAAATTAATCTTTCTTTGTGTGATCTCCTGAAGGTTCCCATCTGTCCCTACCTGAAATTGAgtggaaagattttatttttactccCAGGTCTCTTCTATGTGGTGTAAGGTTCCAAAGGCCATTTTAACTTAGTGTTTTCATGAGGCTTCTTTCCAAATACCTTGAGCATGTGCAGTGGGTGGGTTCGTCCACATCAGTCCCAGACAGAGTGCAGCATTTCTGAAAATAGGGACTGTCAcaacttccctggaggcccagaggcCAAGACTCCCCACTGCCGACGCAGCAGACTGGCTGGGAAACCAAGGGCCCACAGACCGCGCAGCATGGCCAAaggattctttttaaattattaatttaaaaattttaagaaataagaacTGGCGAGAGTCACCAATTCCAGGGTGCGCAAGGTGACAGCCACCCCAGCAGACGGGCTTCTGCGTGTTGGGTGCCCCCGCGGCTTAGCGGGGCAGGATTTTAACCAGAGAGCTGACTGGGTCCCCCAGAGGGCTGGGCAGGCAGCGCTGTGGGGCCACTGAGTGTCCTTCTGCCGGTGAACGGGTGTGTGCGTGCGTTTGGGGATGAATGTGTGTGAGTGAGCACGTGTACCAGTGGTGTGAGTCGGTGAGGCTGAGTGAGAGTACGTCAGGGAACACGTGTGAGTCTGTGTGAGTGGCTAGGCAGAGACAGTGCAAAGACGAACTGGAAATCCTCTATCAGTCAGGGTCTCAGCAGGAAATGGATGGCACATGGCAGCTGAGCAACTGGAGGAGAGCTGGGTAAAGGGACTGTCTTGGAGCGGAGAGGAGAGCCTCAAAGGACAGTGCAGCGTCCACAGAGGGGGCAGCAGCAGGACGCTGGTGACGGGCCAGGTCTGAAGGGATGAGGGCAGGAAGCCGTTCCCGGGCCCGGGACACAGAGCAGCAGGCAAGAGAAGCAAAGGCCAGGGCAGCCCAGGGTGAGGAGGGGCAAGGAGGAGGGGCGGGGTCAGGCAGGGAGGAGCAGGGTCCATTAGGGAGGAGCAGGGTCCATTAGGGAGGAGCAGGGTCTGTTAGGGAGGAGCAGGGTGGGTAAGGAGGAGCAGGGTCAGGTAGGGAGGAGCCGGGTCAGGCAGGGAGGAGCAAGTcaggcaggaaggagcaggtCAGTTAGGGAGGAGCAGGGTTGGGTAAGGAGGAGCAGGGTCAGGCAGGGAGGAGCGGGGTCAGGCAGGGAGGAGCGGGGTCAGGCAGGGAGGAGCAGGGTCCGTTAGGGAGGAGCAGGGTTGGGTAAGGAGGAGCAGGTCAGGCAGGGAGGAGTGTGGTCAGTTAGGGAGGAGCAGGGTCGGGTAAGGAGGAGCAGGGTCAGGCAGGGAGCAGCGGGGTCAGTAGAGACACCCAGCACAACCCTGACAGCTTTCCACTGTGAATTCCCAGCTCTGCCCTACCTCCTGGAGGCCTCTGAGCCTTCCACGCCCCTATGAAAACCTTGATTGCCCCAGAAAAATGCACGTATTGACACGTGTGAGCAATTTGGCAGGCGATTTCTTTCTGTACAGGATCCTCGATTTCTAC encodes the following:
- the P2RX3 gene encoding P2X purinoceptor 3 isoform X2 encodes the protein MNCISDFFTYETTKSVVVKSWTIGIINRAVQLLIISYFVGWVFLHEKAYQVRDTAIESSVVTKVKGFGRYANRVMDVSDYVTPPQGTSVFVIITKMIVTENQMQGFCPESEEKFRCVSDSQCRPERFPGGGILTGRCVNYSSALRTCEIQGWCPAEVDTVETPVMMEAENFTIFIKNSIRFPLFNFEKGNLLPDLTAADVKTCRFHPDRAPFCPILRVGDVVKFAGQDFAKLAQTGGVLGIKIGWVCDLDKAWDQCIPRYSFTRLDGVSEKSSVSPGYNFRFAKYYKMDNGSEYRTLLKAFGIRFDVLVYGDAGKFNIIPTIISSVAAFTSVGVGTVLCDIILLNFLKGADQYKARKFEEVSETTLRVPASAHPRDTGDQTTEEKQSTDSGAYSIGH
- the P2RX3 gene encoding P2X purinoceptor 3 isoform X1; amino-acid sequence: MNCISDFFTYETTKSVVVKSWTIGIINRAVQLLIISYFVGWVFLHEKAYQVRDTAIESSVVTKVKGFGRYANRVMDVSDYVTPPQGTSVFVIITKMIVTENQMQGFCPESEEKFRCVSDSQCRPERFPGGGILTGRCVNYSSALRTCEIQGWCPAEVDTVETPVMMEAENFTIFIKNSIRFPLFNFEKGNLLPDLTAADVKTCRFHPDRAPFCPILRVGDVVKFAGQDFAKLAQTGGVLGIKIGWVCDLDKAWDQCIPRYSFTRLDGVSEKSSVSPGYNFRFAKYYKMDNGSEYRTLLKAFGIRFDVLVYGDVSSGPGARGETQAPSWPRGRGLPLTRPETLAGHISAARWGWGAPTGPPRSLLAPRPPWLGVQVKPQASPGPAGRPAHSRWSSCTRLASSTSSPPSSAPWRPSPRWEWAPSSATSSC
- the P2RX3 gene encoding P2X purinoceptor 3 isoform X3; translation: MNCISDFFTYETTKSVVVKSWTIGIINRAVQLLIISYFVGWVFLHEKAYQVRDTAIESSVVTKVKGFGRYANRVMDVSDYVTPPQGTSVFVIITKMIVTENQMQGFCPESEEKFRCVSDSQCRPERFPGGGILTGRCVNYSSALRTCEIQGWCPAEVDTVETPVMMEAENFTIFIKNSIRFPLFNFEKGNLLPDLTAADVKTCRFHPDRAPFCPILRVGDVVKFAGQDFAKLAQTGGVLGIKIGWVCDLDKAWDQCIPRYSFTRLDGVSEKSSVSPGYNFRHQLNRLQPTLPSKPLLAGKRQRMGRELWVPEAPCGSQLCPLAVFPWRTWGN